A genomic region of Candidatus Paceibacterota bacterium contains the following coding sequences:
- a CDS encoding DEAD/DEAH box helicase: protein MPKPASPEIAVPSPHNWRTTDEDEINRRRARARSEDFRTSNTDPRHPIFSNFQVRSGSGLTYSVEVRDVRQRQFACECVDFRINGLGTCKHVEAVLLHLEARFKRLFRAAKQDGTTRLDVVPDPTADSIRLINGNGATSRSLKAWFDADGKLRKGLPEEAIEALKQFGATAAPGLRLSQELGPWLEARRRVEERKELRRDYELKVQSGQWPAHETKVPLFPYQREGMLHLAFAERALLADEMGLGKTIQAIAACALLHRLGRAARVLVVTPASLKTEWEEQIQRFTDLPYQLVFGNQARRLKAYEAAAGRGAGEPPGPLAGGTPALRPFFTIVNYEQMLADSLEVNHRLRPDIVVLDEAQRIKNWSTRTTQAVKRLRSRYAFILTGTPIENRIDELYSLMDFLNPSLLGPLFRFNREYYALDDRGRPAGYRNLDKLHERIKLHMLRRRKADVETELPERTDRNHFVSLSAEQQGEYEGHEGVVARLASIAKRRPLTQQEQDKLLRHLNMMRMVCDTNFILNPDQRACPKLAELEKILEECRDNPDVKAIVFSEWERMLELARGLCDRLKLGFAWHTGTVPQKRRRAEINAFKSDPRCRVFLSTDSGAAGLNLQNASVVVNCDLPWNPAKLEQRIARAWRKHQTRAVTVINLVSEKTIEHRMLGTLSNKQALADGVLDRRGNLQEIKLQTGRQAFLAKLQQLVAAPPHEAKPETREAKPPLPADRPRGFAAAARQHINGALLRCEERYPNDAPHSVLYVVVERDAAQYREQLNSLHAEYFGPGQWDPLAPVRLEVIDRATDEALQRLIDAGLLARTTRANRPLWPAESAEVSPPPLSTAELEKLSAHRHRAGRKLKMARVLCDAGLIEEARAALLEAVPPLGCALAVQHRFPEPASPEHALLPPLSSCWKEALPLLREFTSDAARPCPPVLEALLPLAEYPSSNACRP, encoded by the coding sequence TTGCCGAAACCAGCATCGCCGGAAATTGCCGTGCCGTCGCCGCATAATTGGCGCACGACCGACGAAGACGAAATCAACCGCCGCCGCGCCCGCGCCCGATCGGAGGACTTCCGCACCTCCAACACCGATCCGCGCCATCCCATCTTCTCCAACTTCCAGGTCCGCTCGGGCAGCGGCCTGACCTATTCAGTGGAAGTACGCGACGTGCGCCAGCGGCAGTTCGCCTGCGAGTGCGTGGATTTCCGCATCAATGGTCTGGGGACATGCAAGCACGTCGAGGCAGTGCTGCTGCACCTGGAGGCGCGCTTCAAGCGGCTCTTCCGGGCGGCGAAACAGGACGGGACAACGCGGCTGGACGTAGTGCCCGACCCGACGGCCGACTCGATTCGACTCATCAACGGCAATGGCGCCACGTCGCGGTCCTTGAAGGCGTGGTTCGATGCGGATGGCAAGTTACGCAAGGGGCTTCCGGAGGAAGCTATTGAGGCGCTCAAGCAGTTCGGCGCAACGGCGGCGCCGGGGTTGCGCCTGTCGCAGGAACTCGGTCCATGGCTCGAAGCCCGCCGCCGCGTCGAGGAACGCAAGGAACTCCGGCGCGACTACGAGCTGAAAGTGCAAAGCGGCCAGTGGCCGGCGCACGAGACCAAAGTCCCGCTCTTCCCCTACCAGCGCGAAGGCATGCTGCACCTGGCTTTCGCCGAACGCGCGTTGCTGGCCGATGAAATGGGGCTGGGCAAGACCATTCAGGCCATCGCCGCCTGCGCCTTGCTGCACCGGCTCGGCCGGGCAGCCCGCGTGCTGGTCGTCACGCCCGCCTCCTTGAAGACCGAATGGGAGGAGCAGATACAGCGCTTTACTGATCTGCCCTATCAACTGGTATTCGGCAACCAGGCGCGGCGGCTGAAGGCTTACGAGGCGGCCGCCGGCAGAGGGGCGGGCGAGCCGCCCGGCCCACTGGCAGGCGGGACGCCTGCCCTACGGCCGTTCTTCACCATCGTCAATTACGAGCAAATGCTGGCCGACTCGCTGGAGGTGAACCACCGGCTGCGGCCGGACATCGTCGTGCTGGACGAAGCGCAGCGGATCAAGAACTGGAGCACCAGGACCACCCAGGCCGTCAAACGCCTGCGCAGCCGCTATGCCTTCATCCTCACCGGCACGCCCATCGAGAACCGCATTGACGAACTCTATTCGCTGATGGACTTCCTGAACCCGTCCCTGCTCGGGCCGCTGTTCCGGTTCAACCGCGAGTATTACGCCCTGGACGACCGCGGGCGCCCCGCCGGCTACCGCAACCTCGACAAACTCCATGAGCGCATCAAGCTCCACATGCTCCGCCGCCGCAAGGCCGACGTCGAAACCGAACTGCCCGAACGCACCGACCGCAACCACTTCGTCTCGCTCAGCGCCGAGCAGCAGGGCGAATACGAGGGCCACGAGGGCGTCGTCGCCCGGCTGGCGAGCATCGCCAAACGCCGGCCGCTGACCCAGCAGGAGCAGGACAAACTGCTGCGCCATCTCAACATGATGCGCATGGTGTGCGACACCAACTTCATTCTTAATCCCGACCAGCGCGCCTGCCCGAAATTGGCCGAGCTGGAGAAAATCCTCGAGGAATGCCGCGATAATCCCGACGTGAAGGCAATCGTCTTCTCCGAATGGGAGCGGATGCTCGAGCTGGCCCGCGGCCTATGCGACCGGCTCAAGCTGGGCTTCGCCTGGCACACCGGCACCGTTCCCCAGAAACGCCGCCGCGCCGAAATCAACGCCTTCAAATCCGACCCCCGCTGCCGTGTCTTCCTCAGCACCGATTCGGGTGCCGCTGGCTTGAATCTCCAGAATGCCAGCGTGGTCGTCAACTGCGACCTGCCCTGGAACCCCGCCAAACTGGAGCAGCGCATCGCCCGCGCGTGGCGCAAGCACCAGACCCGCGCCGTCACCGTCATCAACCTCGTATCCGAAAAGACCATCGAGCACCGCATGCTGGGCACGCTCTCGAACAAACAGGCCCTCGCCGATGGCGTGCTCGACCGCCGGGGCAACCTCCAGGAGATCAAGCTCCAGACTGGCCGCCAGGCCTTCCTGGCCAAACTGCAGCAACTCGTCGCCGCGCCGCCGCACGAGGCGAAACCCGAGACGCGCGAGGCCAAACCTCCCCTGCCGGCCGACCGCCCGCGAGGCTTCGCCGCGGCGGCGCGTCAACACATTAACGGCGCCCTGCTTCGCTGCGAGGAGCGCTACCCGAACGACGCTCCGCATTCAGTCCTCTATGTCGTCGTCGAACGCGATGCCGCGCAATACCGCGAGCAACTCAACTCCCTGCACGCAGAATACTTCGGCCCGGGCCAGTGGGACCCGCTGGCCCCCGTGCGCCTGGAAGTGATTGACCGCGCCACCGACGAAGCCCTGCAACGACTCATTGACGCCGGCCTGCTGGCCAGGACCACCCGCGCCAACCGCCCGCTATGGCCGGCCGAATCCGCCGAAGTCTCGCCACCGCCGCTTTCAACGGCCGAGTTGGAGAAGCTCTCAGCCCACCGCCACCGCGCCGGCCGGAAACTCAAGATGGCGCGCGTGCTCTGTGATGCCGGGCTAATTGAGGAAGCGCGCGCCGCCCTGCTGGAAGCCGTCCCGCCGCTGGGTTGCGCTTTGGCCGTCCAACATCGCTTCCCCGAACCGGCCTCCCCTGAGCACGCCCTCCTGCCGCCGCTTTCGTCCTGTTGGAAGGAAGCCCTGCCGTTGCTGCGCGAATTCACCAGCGATGCCGCCCGCCCCTGCCCGCCGGTTTTGGAAGCGCTGCTCCCGCTCGCGGAATATCCTTCATCCAACGCGTGCCGCCCGTGA
- a CDS encoding DapH/DapD/GlmU-related protein: protein MLIFLTRHRLPVVSRFFMYYLGCDIGLALPKTVFLPHPMGIVIHSGTRIGDDVVIGHQVTLGGRDLTSAAPLVEDGVYIGAGAKILGGVRIGRGATIGANAVVTKDVPAGATVAGANRLLPKPSPYALD, encoded by the coding sequence ATGCTGATCTTCCTGACGCGGCACCGACTGCCAGTCGTAAGCCGGTTCTTCATGTACTATCTCGGTTGCGACATTGGCCTGGCGCTGCCCAAGACCGTGTTTCTACCCCACCCGATGGGCATTGTCATCCACAGCGGAACTCGCATTGGGGATGATGTCGTGATCGGCCACCAAGTCACCTTGGGCGGGCGTGATTTGACCAGCGCTGCGCCGCTGGTGGAGGACGGCGTCTACATTGGCGCCGGAGCCAAAATCCTGGGCGGTGTGCGCATTGGTCGCGGAGCGACCATCGGTGCCAATGCCGTGGTCACCAAGGATGTTCCCGCAGGGGCCACCGTCGCCGGCGCCAACCGCCTGTTACCCAAACCCAGCCCCTATGCGTTGGACTGA
- a CDS encoding glycosyltransferase family 4 protein — MKVLFNCHVPFMLAHGGAQVQIEQTKAGLERIGVETVFLEWWNDQQTGDILHHFARIPTNLLHLARQKGMKVVMSAFMSGLGARPAWQRLLQKIAYSVAKPLAPSRIRALFDWDCYKQLDAIMAMTPYEAALLTRIHNAPSSRVHVIPNGVEDVFLQSRPTARGKWLVCTASIIELKGVLKLARMAVQAETPVWIIGKPLSDTDDYVRRFIEYARQNQRLVRYEGAITDRERLAQIYREARGFVLLSRWESLSLSALEAAACQCPLLLSDLPWARDSFKEKANYCPLTESLPAAASRLRHFYEAAPVLEPPPKPFSWLEVGQQIRAIYESVLNPH; from the coding sequence ATGAAGGTACTCTTCAATTGCCACGTGCCTTTCATGCTGGCACACGGCGGCGCCCAGGTTCAGATTGAGCAAACCAAAGCGGGCTTGGAGCGGATTGGCGTGGAAACAGTCTTCCTGGAGTGGTGGAACGACCAGCAAACGGGCGATATCCTGCACCACTTCGCCAGAATACCCACTAACCTCCTACATCTGGCGCGGCAGAAAGGAATGAAGGTGGTCATGTCCGCCTTCATGTCCGGTTTGGGGGCACGGCCGGCTTGGCAGCGGCTGCTGCAGAAGATCGCGTATTCCGTCGCCAAGCCGCTTGCGCCAAGCCGTATCCGCGCACTCTTTGACTGGGACTGCTACAAACAGTTAGACGCTATCATGGCGATGACGCCCTACGAAGCAGCCCTCTTGACCCGGATACATAATGCGCCTTCGTCGCGGGTGCACGTGATCCCCAATGGAGTCGAAGATGTCTTTCTACAAAGCCGGCCGACAGCTCGCGGCAAGTGGCTGGTTTGCACAGCCAGCATCATCGAATTGAAAGGCGTTCTGAAACTGGCGCGAATGGCCGTGCAGGCGGAAACCCCCGTTTGGATAATTGGCAAACCTCTCTCAGATACGGACGACTACGTGAGGCGATTCATCGAGTACGCGCGCCAGAACCAACGACTAGTGCGCTACGAAGGGGCTATAACCGACCGCGAGCGGCTGGCCCAAATCTATCGCGAGGCACGGGGATTTGTGCTGCTGAGCAGGTGGGAGAGCCTGAGTCTCTCGGCACTTGAGGCAGCCGCCTGCCAATGTCCTTTGCTGCTGAGCGACCTGCCATGGGCTCGCGATTCGTTCAAAGAAAAGGCCAACTATTGCCCCCTCACAGAATCCCTGCCTGCGGCTGCTTCCCGGCTGCGGCATTTCTACGAAGCAGCTCCCGTTCTCGAACCGCCACCAAAGCCTTTCTCCTGGCTGGAGGTCGGCCAACAAATCAGGGCAATCTATGAGTCAGTCCTTAATCCCCACTAG
- a CDS encoding glycosyltransferase family 4 protein, whose product MKVLFYHFTPFAFAHGGLQTQIIQTRQALERLGVQAEFLRWWDSGQSGDILHFFGRIRLGTLQLARGKGLKVVQAELLTEQGARSRLRLALEKMARRAMTLALPRVVTDSFHLDSYRLADACVALTEWEAYLMRKVYGAPRERIHVVPNGVEEVFLNSRPAKRGPWLVCAATIAEHKRVLELAQYAVRAQTPLWVIGKPYSEQNAYAQRFIALAKAHPRFLRYEGPIADRARLARVYREARGFVLLSAMESLSLSALEAAACECPLLLSRLPWATTVFRENACYCPVTASSGRTAAFLRQFYDAAPSLKPAPRPLTWTEVAKLLKRLYETLLEAPQ is encoded by the coding sequence ATGAAGGTTCTCTTCTACCACTTCACCCCGTTCGCCTTCGCGCACGGAGGCCTGCAAACTCAGATCATCCAGACACGCCAGGCCCTGGAACGACTCGGCGTCCAGGCCGAGTTCCTGCGCTGGTGGGACTCAGGCCAAAGCGGCGACATACTGCACTTCTTCGGGCGCATTCGGCTGGGCACACTTCAACTCGCACGCGGGAAAGGACTGAAAGTTGTCCAAGCCGAGCTGTTGACCGAACAAGGCGCCCGGTCCCGGCTGCGCTTGGCACTGGAAAAGATGGCCCGACGGGCGATGACGCTCGCCCTGCCGCGCGTCGTGACAGACAGTTTCCATTTGGATTCTTACCGGTTGGCCGACGCGTGCGTGGCTTTGACGGAATGGGAAGCATACTTAATGCGGAAAGTGTATGGCGCCCCTCGCGAGAGAATCCATGTCGTGCCCAACGGCGTTGAAGAGGTCTTCTTGAACAGTCGGCCGGCCAAGCGAGGGCCCTGGTTGGTTTGCGCAGCGACCATTGCCGAACACAAGCGCGTGCTCGAACTCGCCCAGTACGCCGTGCGTGCGCAAACGCCGCTTTGGGTTATCGGCAAGCCCTACTCCGAACAGAACGCCTACGCCCAACGCTTTATTGCGCTGGCCAAAGCGCATCCCCGTTTCCTGCGCTACGAAGGCCCAATTGCAGATCGGGCAAGACTGGCGCGAGTTTATCGCGAAGCTCGCGGTTTCGTGCTGCTGAGCGCCATGGAAAGCCTGAGCCTGTCGGCGCTCGAAGCCGCCGCGTGCGAGTGTCCCCTGCTGCTGAGCCGCCTGCCGTGGGCGACGACTGTTTTCCGCGAGAACGCCTGCTACTGTCCGGTCACCGCCTCCTCCGGCCGCACGGCGGCGTTTCTGCGACAGTTTTACGATGCTGCGCCGAGCCTAAAGCCGGCGCCACGCCCCCTCACTTGGACAGAGGTGGCCAAACTACTCAAGCGCCTTTACGAAACACTGCTCGAGGCTCCGCAGTAG
- a CDS encoding glycosyltransferase family 4 protein: MKIGFLTTDSREVLKSYRTPAPHFGTAPEALLQGFARLPEAEVHVVSCIRQPVAAPEKLAPNIFFHSLHVPKIGWMRTAYQGCVRAVRKKLRAIRPDIVHGQGTELDCALDAVLSGFPNVVTIHGNMRLIAQVNHARPFSFPWLAARLERLTIPRSAGVVCITRYTQQAVMDLARHTWVVPNAVDGSFFEVNAALDPGAPARLLCVAHVCLRKNQNAFIRALDPLARKHKFELRFCGEASDKNPYGREFFSLVRARPWCAYGGSASREELKALLRNTTVLVLPSLEDNCPMTVLEAMAAGVPVVAAEVGGLPDLIEPNKTGIFCNPLDPGSMATAVEKLLVNPTAAAEIARQARASARERFHPEVVAGRHLEIYREVLNRSGDASLHR, from the coding sequence ATGAAGATTGGCTTTCTGACTACCGACAGCCGGGAAGTGCTGAAAAGTTACCGCACGCCGGCTCCGCATTTCGGGACGGCGCCGGAGGCCCTGTTGCAGGGCTTCGCGCGGCTGCCCGAAGCGGAAGTGCACGTGGTCTCTTGCATTCGCCAGCCGGTCGCCGCGCCCGAGAAACTCGCCCCCAATATCTTCTTCCACAGCCTGCACGTGCCGAAGATCGGGTGGATGCGGACTGCCTACCAAGGCTGCGTCCGGGCCGTTCGGAAGAAGCTCAGAGCCATCCGACCCGACATAGTGCATGGCCAGGGAACTGAGCTGGATTGCGCCCTCGACGCGGTTCTCTCGGGCTTCCCGAATGTGGTCACTATTCACGGGAACATGCGGCTGATTGCGCAGGTGAACCACGCCCGCCCCTTTTCCTTTCCGTGGCTGGCGGCGCGACTGGAACGCCTGACCATTCCTCGCTCTGCCGGCGTGGTTTGTATCACGCGTTACACCCAACAGGCGGTCATGGATTTGGCCCGGCACACCTGGGTGGTGCCGAACGCCGTGGATGGGTCCTTCTTCGAGGTCAACGCGGCGCTGGACCCGGGAGCGCCGGCGCGCCTGCTGTGCGTGGCTCACGTTTGCTTGCGTAAGAACCAGAATGCCTTCATCCGTGCGCTCGATCCATTGGCCCGGAAACACAAATTTGAACTCCGATTCTGCGGGGAAGCAAGCGACAAGAACCCTTACGGCCGTGAGTTTTTCAGCCTGGTCCGGGCGCGTCCCTGGTGTGCGTATGGCGGATCAGCCAGCCGGGAAGAGTTGAAGGCCCTGTTGCGCAATACGACAGTACTGGTGCTGCCATCACTGGAGGACAATTGCCCCATGACCGTCCTGGAAGCGATGGCGGCGGGCGTTCCGGTCGTTGCGGCCGAGGTTGGTGGCTTGCCCGATCTGATCGAGCCAAACAAGACGGGCATCTTCTGCAACCCCCTGGATCCCGGGAGCATGGCAACGGCTGTGGAGAAGTTGCTGGTCAACCCGACAGCAGCCGCGGAAATCGCCCGGCAAGCGAGGGCGAGTGCCCGGGAGCGATTCCATCCCGAGGTCGTTGCCGGGCGGCACCTTGAGATCTACCGGGAAGTGCTGAATAGATCTGGTGATGCTTCCCTGCATCGCTGA
- a CDS encoding class I SAM-dependent methyltransferase, producing the protein MDKLVETRKERFWYPEAWARDQWVKAESAKLPTGTRVLDAGAGASKYRPFFAHCRYETQDFCRYEGPLVRCAEPIDYVCEITKIPLPDGCLGAILCTEVLEHVIDPMAVLSEFGRLLKPEGKLLLTTPMFSGLHMEPYHYYSGFTLHWYRHWLPKRGFVIDNIVPQGGRGRTGVYFLQQAYGNWRAWELEVGGVKRILSLGLRMLVKLPVHYMLPMLAVRWGTDPNPEHNTTGLMVAATRRVHEK; encoded by the coding sequence ATGGACAAACTGGTTGAGACACGCAAAGAACGGTTTTGGTATCCAGAGGCATGGGCGCGGGACCAGTGGGTCAAGGCCGAATCGGCGAAACTGCCCACTGGCACTCGGGTGCTGGACGCGGGCGCCGGCGCCAGCAAGTACCGGCCGTTTTTTGCTCATTGCCGTTACGAGACGCAGGACTTCTGTCGCTACGAGGGGCCGTTGGTGAGGTGCGCGGAGCCAATAGACTACGTCTGCGAGATTACCAAAATCCCGCTGCCGGACGGATGTTTGGGTGCAATTCTCTGCACTGAGGTGTTGGAGCATGTGATAGATCCAATGGCGGTTCTGAGTGAGTTCGGCCGTCTGCTCAAGCCCGAAGGGAAATTGCTTCTGACGACCCCAATGTTTTCTGGCCTGCACATGGAACCTTATCATTATTACAGCGGATTCACCCTGCATTGGTACCGGCATTGGCTTCCAAAGCGCGGTTTTGTGATTGACAATATTGTCCCGCAAGGTGGGAGGGGGCGCACAGGGGTTTATTTTCTGCAGCAGGCTTACGGCAATTGGCGCGCTTGGGAATTGGAAGTTGGGGGTGTCAAGCGGATTTTGTCGCTGGGCTTGAGGATGCTGGTCAAACTGCCCGTCCACTACATGTTGCCCATGCTTGCAGTTCGGTGGGGTACTGATCCGAATCCCGAGCACAACACTACTGGACTGATGGTTGCTGCTACTCGGCGGGTGCACGAGAAGTAA